One Spirochaeta africana DSM 8902 genomic window carries:
- a CDS encoding NAD-dependent succinate-semialdehyde dehydrogenase, protein MLIAINPHTGKTVREFSPLSNQEMEQRITAAARAFPAWRDRDYSQRAEVLRRVAGQMRSTIDTLASYMTEEMGKPIKEAYGEIEKSAWCAEHYAEHAPAYLAAEQIASDAKESRVEYRPLGPILGILPWNAPFWLAFRFLAPTLMAGNTCIMKHDPHVPGCAAAIANLFSDAPEGIVVNLPVDNTQAASAITHPAVHGVSFTGSSAAGSRVAAAAASQLKPSVLELGGSDPAIVLADADLERAAAAISLSRIINAGQSCIAAKRIIVENPVYDHFVQLLHARLSSLQTGDPHHRSTDIGPLARADLRENLHRQVTDSIAEGARCLLGGSIPAGPGFHYPATLLTEATNDMTVCKEETFGPVAVVLRADSPEQAIRIANDTEYGLAASLWTTSSAGPELVRRLEAGQVVLNGIVKTDPRLPSGGIRKSGLGRELGPHGIREFVNTCQVWLSD, encoded by the coding sequence ATGCTGATTGCGATCAATCCACATACCGGCAAAACCGTTCGCGAGTTTTCTCCCCTTAGCAACCAGGAGATGGAACAGCGTATCACCGCCGCCGCCAGAGCCTTTCCCGCCTGGCGCGACCGCGATTATTCGCAGCGCGCTGAGGTACTGCGGAGGGTTGCCGGCCAGATGCGCAGCACTATCGACACCCTGGCCTCATACATGACCGAGGAGATGGGCAAGCCGATCAAAGAGGCCTACGGAGAGATTGAAAAATCTGCCTGGTGCGCCGAGCATTATGCCGAGCACGCCCCGGCTTATCTGGCGGCCGAGCAGATAGCCTCTGACGCCAAGGAGAGCCGGGTGGAGTATCGCCCCCTCGGGCCGATACTAGGCATCCTTCCCTGGAATGCACCATTCTGGCTGGCATTCAGGTTTCTGGCCCCCACCCTTATGGCCGGCAACACCTGCATCATGAAACACGACCCGCATGTCCCCGGGTGTGCCGCTGCGATTGCCAATCTGTTCAGCGACGCACCGGAGGGGATCGTAGTGAACCTGCCGGTCGATAACACCCAGGCAGCCTCTGCCATCACCCACCCCGCCGTACACGGGGTGTCATTTACCGGCAGCAGCGCCGCCGGATCCCGGGTTGCCGCCGCAGCGGCCAGCCAACTCAAACCCTCTGTTCTTGAGCTGGGAGGATCGGACCCCGCTATCGTGCTGGCGGACGCCGATCTCGAACGCGCAGCGGCCGCTATTTCCCTGTCCCGCATCATCAACGCGGGTCAGTCCTGCATAGCCGCCAAGCGGATAATTGTGGAGAACCCGGTGTATGATCACTTCGTGCAGCTGCTGCACGCCCGCCTGTCCTCCCTGCAAACCGGAGACCCGCACCACCGCAGCACCGATATAGGCCCGCTGGCCAGAGCCGATCTGCGGGAAAACCTCCATCGTCAGGTCACCGACAGCATTGCCGAGGGAGCCCGCTGCCTGCTTGGCGGCAGTATCCCTGCAGGCCCCGGGTTTCACTACCCAGCAACCCTGCTGACCGAGGCCACCAATGACATGACCGTCTGCAAGGAGGAAACCTTCGGCCCGGTTGCGGTGGTTCTGCGCGCCGACTCCCCGGAGCAAGCCATCCGAATTGCCAACGACACCGAATACGGTCTTGCAGCCTCTCTCTGGACAACCTCATCAGCAGGTCCGGAACTGGTAAGGCGGCTGGAAGCCGGCCAGGTTGTACTGAACGGAATCGTCAAGACCGACCCCCGGCTGCCAAGCGGCGGCATACGTAAATCCGGACTGGGTCGCGAACTGGGACCACACGGAATCCGGGAATTCGTAAATACCTGTCAGGTCTGGCTCTCGGATTAA
- the doeA gene encoding ectoine hydrolase encodes MRQRDDMTFPFEEYVRRITELRRQMEIRRLDAVIISDPENLMYLTDYQTTGYSFFQALVVPMESEPFMVTRYLEESNIHARTWVEITRPYPDTGDAIQMLVEALREFGLSKKDIGYERNSYFFPAYHQDAIHTTFSDGRLLDCFGIVEHGRVCKSPVEIEVMRKAAAATEAGMLAGYDAATVGATENEIGAAICAAMFKAGGEPPAVLPYVTAGPRSMIGHATWEGRSVEENEHVFLEVGGCYRRYHTAMMRTVVFGELNKRQYQAQERMKLALREVKKAIRPGITVSDVDNLVRNILKTTDDNGKLVTRSGYSIGIAFPPSWDEGYILSLMQGDSRILLPGMTFHIIPWLWAVGGSQTMGISDTLMVTEDGCESFFTLDEDFVVKPGSDGKRRTGTVTGSPEDKPTDKPAHKPGRKPAAKTGSPEPASTTGDSVDTTAEPAAASIAKPATELQTKAGKGA; translated from the coding sequence ATGAGACAGCGCGACGACATGACCTTTCCGTTCGAGGAGTATGTGCGACGGATTACCGAACTGCGACGCCAGATGGAAATCCGCCGCCTGGATGCAGTAATCATCTCCGATCCTGAAAACCTGATGTACCTCACCGACTACCAGACAACCGGCTACTCATTCTTTCAGGCTCTGGTAGTTCCGATGGAGTCCGAGCCATTTATGGTCACGCGCTACCTGGAGGAATCCAACATCCATGCACGCACCTGGGTGGAGATCACCCGTCCCTACCCTGACACCGGGGACGCAATCCAGATGCTGGTCGAGGCACTGCGTGAATTCGGCCTTTCCAAAAAGGACATCGGCTACGAACGAAACAGTTACTTTTTTCCCGCGTATCACCAGGATGCCATCCACACCACCTTCTCGGATGGCCGCCTGCTGGACTGCTTTGGAATCGTTGAACATGGTCGCGTCTGTAAATCGCCGGTCGAGATCGAGGTAATGCGCAAGGCAGCCGCAGCTACCGAGGCTGGCATGCTCGCCGGTTACGACGCCGCTACGGTCGGCGCAACCGAGAATGAGATTGGCGCGGCAATCTGCGCCGCAATGTTCAAGGCAGGCGGCGAGCCACCGGCAGTGCTGCCCTACGTTACCGCCGGGCCGCGGTCGATGATCGGCCATGCCACCTGGGAGGGCCGAAGCGTCGAGGAGAACGAGCATGTCTTCCTGGAGGTAGGCGGCTGCTATCGCCGTTATCATACCGCCATGATGCGTACCGTGGTCTTTGGTGAACTGAACAAACGGCAGTACCAGGCCCAGGAACGGATGAAACTCGCGCTGAGAGAGGTAAAAAAGGCAATACGCCCCGGGATTACCGTGTCGGACGTGGACAATCTGGTGCGCAATATCCTGAAAACCACCGATGACAACGGGAAGCTGGTGACCCGCAGCGGGTACTCTATCGGCATCGCCTTCCCCCCCAGCTGGGACGAAGGCTACATTCTGAGCCTGATGCAAGGCGACTCCCGGATTCTGCTGCCGGGCATGACCTTCCACATCATCCCATGGCTGTGGGCCGTCGGCGGAAGCCAGACTATGGGCATATCCGACACCCTGATGGTTACCGAGGACGGCTGTGAATCCTTCTTTACCCTGGATGAGGACTTTGTGGTCAAACCTGGCAGCGACGGGAAACGCCGTACCGGTACAGTAACCGGCAGCCCGGAGGACAAGCCGACTGACAAACCCGCCCATAAGCCGGGCCGCAAACCGGCGGCCAAAACCGGATCACCCGAACCGGCCTCCACTACAGGAGACAGCGTGGATACCACCGCTGAACCAGCTGCTGCCAGTATTGCCAAGCCTGCCACCGAGCTGCAGACAAAAGCCGGCAAGGGGGCCTGA
- a CDS encoding aspartate aminotransferase family protein yields the protein MQIFEQHESGIRGYCRTYPTVFSTASNARQTDENGKSYIDFFAGAGVLNFGHNNPAMKKAVIEYLENDGVLHSLDMYTTAKRSFISSFVDTILTPRSMDYKLQFMGPTGSNAVEAALKLARKVTGRQDVVAFSHGFHGMTLGSLACTANSYFRDAAGVPLPHVIRAPFGCEPVCQGCTQGCGLDSLHQLRAQFEEPSSGLPRPAAFILEAIQAEGGVHVASAAWLREVQQLAHDLGALFIIDDIQAGCGRTGNYFSFDGMGLSPDIITLAKGIGGIGTPLAMNLVKPEHDAHWEPGEHTGTFRGQDISFIAGTEALRYFEDDNLMKLTRANGILMRDALQSVADRFPKRGLQVRGKGMMQALDLGDGSLAKQITADCFAAGLLVGPCGSGGRVIKLIPPLTIPDEDLAQGLAIFTDAAISRLEAA from the coding sequence ATGCAGATATTCGAGCAGCACGAATCAGGGATCCGCGGGTACTGCCGCACCTATCCCACGGTGTTTTCTACCGCCAGCAATGCCCGGCAAACCGATGAGAACGGCAAGAGCTACATCGATTTTTTTGCCGGCGCCGGGGTACTTAACTTCGGACACAACAACCCGGCCATGAAAAAGGCCGTTATCGAATATCTGGAGAATGACGGGGTACTGCACAGCCTGGACATGTACACCACCGCCAAGCGCAGCTTTATCAGCAGCTTTGTGGATACCATCCTCACGCCACGCTCCATGGATTACAAGCTGCAGTTCATGGGACCTACCGGCTCCAATGCCGTCGAGGCTGCGCTGAAGCTTGCCCGCAAGGTTACCGGCCGACAGGATGTGGTCGCCTTTTCGCATGGGTTTCATGGCATGACCCTGGGGTCACTTGCCTGTACCGCGAACAGCTACTTCCGGGATGCCGCAGGGGTGCCGCTGCCGCATGTAATCCGGGCACCGTTCGGCTGCGAACCGGTCTGCCAGGGCTGCACCCAGGGCTGTGGGCTGGACTCACTGCATCAGCTGCGCGCACAGTTCGAGGAACCCTCGAGCGGCCTGCCCAGACCAGCCGCATTTATCCTGGAGGCGATCCAGGCCGAGGGCGGAGTACATGTAGCATCGGCAGCCTGGCTGCGCGAGGTACAGCAGCTGGCCCACGACCTGGGAGCACTGTTTATTATTGATGATATCCAGGCCGGCTGTGGCCGCACCGGCAACTACTTCAGTTTTGACGGTATGGGGCTGAGCCCTGATATTATCACCCTGGCCAAGGGCATCGGCGGGATCGGCACCCCGCTGGCGATGAACCTGGTCAAACCCGAGCACGATGCTCACTGGGAGCCGGGAGAGCATACTGGCACCTTTCGCGGCCAGGATATCTCCTTTATCGCCGGCACCGAGGCACTGCGCTATTTCGAGGATGACAACCTTATGAAGCTCACCCGAGCCAACGGAATCCTGATGCGCGATGCACTGCAATCTGTTGCTGATCGCTTTCCAAAGCGTGGTTTGCAGGTGCGCGGCAAAGGCATGATGCAAGCCCTGGACCTTGGCGATGGGTCACTGGCAAAGCAGATCACCGCCGATTGTTTTGCTGCCGGCCTGCTGGTTGGTCCCTGCGGCAGCGGCGGCAGGGTAATAAAACTGATTCCCCCACTCACCATCCCCGATGAAGACCTGGCCCAGGGCCTGGCAATTTTTACTGACGCGGCAATCAGCCGACTGGAGGCAGCATGA
- the doeB2 gene encoding N(2)-acetyl-L-2,4-diaminobutanoate deacetylase DoeB2 — MSIYPVHGSWETHVEAATAFRRQLHQHPELTWQEHNTATAIRQSLDALGIPWSSCAGTGTIARLHPDSTEFPDAADRPTIALRADIDALPITEPGDLPWRSRIDGCMHACGHDGHTAALMLCASWLSENPKQLANPVTLLFQPAEEGGHGAREMIRDGALDNVDRIFGWHNWPAIPFGRAICPDGPVMSANATFTIDIHGVGGHSSQPELCRDPVLAGSEIVTSLQQLVSRRLPPQTPAVVSVTSFDAVSAPTVIRETARLEGSIRVADSTLTGHIGDLIHEIATAAAASCGTTAVVAYHPRYSATVNHPDAAAPARQVLAEVLGADCSHTDIQLPLMASEDFSYYLEQIPGAFMLIGSAVGGRYATACHNPGYEFNDDLLPAAARCLLQLAGCPDPTDR, encoded by the coding sequence ATGTCGATCTATCCGGTACACGGCAGCTGGGAAACCCATGTAGAGGCCGCAACAGCATTCCGGCGCCAGCTGCATCAGCACCCCGAGCTCACCTGGCAGGAACACAACACCGCCACAGCAATCCGACAGTCACTTGATGCCCTCGGCATTCCCTGGAGCAGCTGTGCCGGCACCGGCACCATCGCCCGACTGCACCCGGACTCCACCGAGTTTCCGGACGCTGCCGATCGCCCGACCATCGCCCTGCGCGCAGACATCGATGCCTTGCCGATTACCGAGCCTGGCGATCTGCCGTGGCGCTCCCGGATTGATGGCTGCATGCATGCGTGCGGCCACGACGGCCACACCGCCGCGCTGATGCTCTGTGCCTCCTGGCTCTCCGAAAACCCTAAGCAGCTGGCTAACCCGGTTACCTTGCTATTCCAGCCGGCCGAGGAGGGCGGACACGGCGCCCGGGAAATGATCCGTGATGGAGCCCTGGACAATGTAGACCGCATTTTCGGCTGGCATAACTGGCCAGCCATACCCTTCGGCAGGGCTATCTGTCCGGACGGCCCGGTTATGTCAGCCAACGCCACCTTCACTATAGATATTCACGGGGTTGGCGGACATTCCAGCCAGCCGGAGCTGTGCCGCGACCCGGTGCTGGCCGGCAGTGAGATCGTTACCTCGCTGCAGCAACTGGTCAGCCGACGCCTGCCCCCGCAGACCCCGGCAGTTGTCAGCGTGACCTCCTTCGATGCTGTCAGCGCTCCTACCGTTATCCGCGAGACTGCCCGGCTGGAGGGCAGCATTCGGGTTGCTGACTCAACCCTGACCGGACACATAGGAGATCTGATCCACGAGATAGCCACCGCTGCCGCTGCCAGCTGTGGGACCACCGCGGTGGTAGCCTATCATCCCCGTTACAGCGCCACCGTCAACCATCCCGATGCCGCGGCACCCGCCCGCCAGGTACTGGCCGAGGTACTGGGTGCAGACTGCAGCCACACCGATATCCAGCTCCCACTGATGGCCAGCGAAGACTTCAGCTACTACCTGGAACAGATACCGGGAGCCTTCATGCTGATCGGCAGTGCAGTAGGCGGTCGCTATGCGACCGCCTGCCACAATCCTGGCTACGAATTCAACGACGATCTGCTGCCTGCAGCAGCCAGGTGCCTGCTGCAGCTGGCAGGCTGCCCTGATCCTACCGACAGGTAG
- a CDS encoding B12-binding domain-containing radical SAM protein (Presence of a B(12) (cobalamin)-binding domain implies dependence on cobalamin itself, in one of its several forms, or in some unusual lineages, dependence on a cobalamin-like analog.), with product MKIPVCAGIPAAGNTTDPEILLVSVNAGFIHASLGLRSLLANLGEFESRAGILEGTRRLGVPALAAAVAELSPLIVGVSVSIWNHGESRELLSLLRSALPEVWLVVGGPEAGYLPADHGLFLHADVLIRGEGELAFARLCGELLGSAAGVVRRSGNAGLREISGHIPDLSGVQLPYARLHDSDLRHRLIYVETSRGCPFGCEFCLSSVQGRVRCFPLEPVLEEIRQLYARGGRWFKMIDRSFNIDIPRARRTLEFFLALFRSGRNPDAYVQFEVVPDRLPYELRDLISQFPPGTLRLEVGIQTFNNEVAARINRRQNQRKTLDNLAFLAHASPAVIHADLIIGLPGEDLASFAAGFDRLWQLRPGEIQLGVLKALPGTSLHRHDHAWGMVWNSEPPYEILQTGAIDRAVMDELKILAKYWELVVNRGRFPDLVERLLPLESDHSAFARFRTLSRALYAHFGRTWGIDAAELGEVAYNCLDASVYPGRT from the coding sequence GTGAAGATACCTGTATGTGCCGGGATACCGGCAGCCGGCAATACCACGGATCCGGAAATCCTGCTGGTCAGTGTGAACGCCGGATTTATCCACGCCAGTCTGGGACTGCGCTCGCTGTTGGCCAACCTCGGCGAGTTTGAGTCTCGCGCCGGTATTCTGGAGGGGACACGGCGTTTGGGTGTGCCAGCGCTGGCTGCAGCAGTGGCGGAACTGTCTCCCCTGATTGTCGGGGTGTCGGTGAGTATCTGGAATCATGGTGAGAGTCGAGAGCTGTTATCGCTGCTGCGTTCTGCCCTGCCGGAGGTCTGGCTGGTTGTCGGTGGCCCGGAGGCCGGGTACCTGCCGGCAGATCACGGGCTTTTTCTGCATGCAGATGTGTTGATACGCGGGGAAGGCGAGCTGGCGTTTGCCCGGTTGTGTGGCGAGCTGTTGGGCAGTGCAGCAGGGGTGGTGCGTCGCTCCGGAAATGCCGGTCTGCGGGAGATCAGCGGGCACATTCCGGATCTGTCAGGCGTGCAACTGCCCTACGCCAGGCTGCATGACAGCGATCTCCGGCATCGCCTGATCTATGTCGAAACGAGTCGCGGTTGTCCATTCGGGTGTGAGTTCTGTCTGTCGAGTGTGCAGGGCAGGGTGCGCTGTTTTCCGCTGGAGCCGGTGCTCGAAGAGATCCGGCAGCTGTACGCCCGCGGCGGTCGCTGGTTTAAAATGATTGATCGTTCATTCAATATAGATATTCCCAGGGCACGGCGTACCCTGGAATTCTTCCTTGCGCTGTTCCGTTCCGGGCGTAATCCCGATGCCTATGTGCAGTTTGAGGTGGTGCCGGATCGCCTGCCGTATGAGCTGCGTGATCTGATCAGCCAGTTTCCGCCAGGGACCCTGCGGCTTGAGGTAGGTATTCAGACATTCAACAATGAGGTTGCTGCCCGCATCAATCGCCGGCAGAACCAGCGGAAAACCCTGGATAACCTGGCGTTTCTGGCGCATGCAAGCCCGGCGGTAATCCATGCTGACCTGATTATCGGGCTGCCGGGTGAGGATCTTGCCAGTTTTGCTGCGGGTTTTGACCGGTTGTGGCAGCTGCGTCCGGGCGAGATTCAGCTTGGCGTGCTCAAGGCTCTGCCGGGTACCAGTCTGCACCGTCATGACCATGCATGGGGTATGGTCTGGAACTCCGAGCCGCCGTACGAGATTCTGCAGACCGGTGCCATTGACCGTGCTGTCATGGATGAGCTCAAGATCCTGGCAAAATACTGGGAGCTGGTGGTCAATCGCGGGCGCTTTCCCGATCTTGTCGAGCGTTTGTTGCCCCTGGAGTCGGATCACAGCGCATTTGCGAGGTTCCGTACCTTGAGCCGTGCACTGTATGCGCACTTCGGTCGTACCTGGGGTATCGATGCAGCGGAGTTGGGCGAGGTTGCGTATAACTGCCTGGATGCATCTGTGTACCCGGGCAGGACATGA
- a CDS encoding transcriptional regulator, protein MAELYTRFDGVFFEKTRLSLVTLLYREEKLSFNSLKSRLKLSDGSLYSHLEKLIQAGYAEKTKEYAGLSLQTVYGLTGYGRAEFRAYLAFVQEILQIEEVRK, encoded by the coding sequence ATGGCTGAGCTGTACACCCGTTTTGACGGGGTGTTTTTCGAGAAGACCCGTCTGTCGCTGGTGACCCTGTTGTACCGGGAGGAAAAGCTGTCGTTTAACAGCCTTAAGTCCCGGTTGAAACTCTCTGATGGTTCGCTGTACAGCCATCTGGAAAAGCTGATCCAGGCAGGGTATGCCGAAAAAACCAAGGAGTATGCCGGGCTTTCACTGCAGACGGTATACGGCCTGACCGGGTACGGACGGGCGGAGTTTCGTGCCTACCTGGCGTTTGTACAGGAAATACTGCAGATCGAGGAGGTCAGAAAATGA
- a CDS encoding outer membrane lipoprotein-sorting protein, whose product MAGFTARRLSVLLVALLMVLPGVVPAAAADEPDGDEILQRMELVLFPENYRSRMEMVTTEPSGRERAMELSVQYQRGVGAYMEIEAPARSRGTRFLQRDDTLWMFIPRSGSRSPIRLAGRDSFQGSVFSNRDIGESMYTEDYHARLIGRTEMTHDELGQVEVYEVELTPRHDEAAYGRVVAQVMVEDFIPLQMSYYVRAGMNTKELFLSDMQQLAGRQRPSRMEMVSYEEEGKVTVVRLLEMQQDDQLPDRIFTRQHLTR is encoded by the coding sequence TTGGCTGGATTTACGGCGAGACGATTGTCTGTCCTGCTGGTCGCATTGTTGATGGTGCTGCCGGGGGTGGTTCCGGCAGCGGCGGCAGACGAGCCGGATGGTGACGAGATTCTGCAGCGAATGGAGCTGGTACTTTTTCCGGAAAACTACCGCTCCCGCATGGAGATGGTTACCACCGAGCCCTCTGGTCGGGAGCGGGCAATGGAGCTGTCGGTGCAGTATCAGCGCGGTGTTGGCGCGTATATGGAGATCGAGGCCCCGGCACGGTCGCGCGGCACCCGTTTTCTGCAGCGTGATGATACCCTGTGGATGTTTATTCCGCGCAGCGGATCACGTTCTCCGATCCGCCTGGCCGGGAGGGATTCCTTTCAGGGCAGTGTGTTCTCCAACCGGGATATCGGAGAGTCGATGTATACCGAGGATTATCATGCCCGGCTGATCGGGCGCACCGAAATGACACATGATGAACTGGGCCAGGTCGAGGTATACGAGGTTGAATTGACACCCCGTCATGACGAGGCTGCCTACGGGCGGGTAGTTGCGCAGGTAATGGTGGAGGATTTCATTCCCCTGCAGATGAGCTACTACGTTCGTGCCGGGATGAATACCAAGGAGCTGTTTCTCTCGGATATGCAGCAGCTGGCCGGCAGGCAGCGACCGAGCCGGATGGAGATGGTGTCCTATGAAGAAGAGGGTAAGGTTACGGTGGTGCGCCTGCTGGAAATGCAGCAGGATGATCAGCTGCCGGATCGGATTTTTACCCGTCAACATCTGACAAGGTAG
- a CDS encoding ABC transporter ATP-binding protein — MSIVEVRGVSKDYYLGKTVIHALQDVSLTVRAGEFLAIMGPSGCGKSTLLNTIGCIDAPTAGQVLLDGEDVAGLNDNQEAERRLHSIGFIFQSFNLIPVLNVAENIEFPLLLARVPRRERRERTARLMEMVGLSSHADHKPDELSGGQRQRVAIARALINNPRLVIADEPTANLDSETGQEIIEAMLRLNREEGVSFLFSTHNPEVTRYAGRIIKLRDGRVIGEEVA, encoded by the coding sequence ATGAGTATTGTAGAGGTGCGCGGGGTGAGCAAGGACTACTACCTGGGAAAGACGGTAATCCATGCCTTGCAGGATGTTTCGCTGACAGTTCGTGCCGGTGAATTCCTCGCGATTATGGGGCCGTCCGGCTGCGGCAAGTCGACCCTGCTGAACACTATCGGCTGCATCGATGCGCCAACCGCCGGACAGGTTTTGCTGGACGGGGAGGATGTAGCCGGCCTGAACGACAACCAGGAGGCCGAGCGTCGGCTGCACTCGATCGGTTTTATCTTTCAGTCCTTCAACCTGATTCCGGTTCTGAATGTAGCCGAGAACATCGAGTTTCCGCTGCTGCTGGCGCGGGTGCCGCGGCGCGAGCGGCGCGAGCGGACAGCACGACTGATGGAGATGGTCGGGCTGTCCTCACATGCCGACCACAAGCCTGACGAACTTTCCGGCGGGCAGCGACAGCGGGTGGCGATTGCCCGTGCGCTGATCAACAATCCGCGTCTGGTTATCGCCGATGAACCTACCGCAAATCTGGACAGCGAGACCGGGCAGGAGATTATCGAGGCAATGCTGCGCCTGAACCGCGAGGAAGGGGTGTCGTTCCTGTTTTCTACCCATAATCCTGAGGTAACCCGGTATGCGGGCAGAATAATCAAGCTTCGTGACGGCAGGGTGATCGGCGAGGAGGTGGCGTAA
- a CDS encoding ABC transporter permease, with protein sequence MFLKLAVVSLGKHRKRTLLILFAVMISVLVMEVVAGVFHGVRVNFFETLTQEGGHLQITARGRSEALNPYSLEYTIAEYEQVISKVHETARDQGVAVTAAEEVLEFGALLQHSAAEERNLTLSGVGVRPDTAYYSRVREAVQGAFPPPSGGIAISASIAELLAVEQGDELLLVVEDSTGSPFYLQFLLAGVFRTDSSELDENTVFISHQDAQELVYLEGETTGIRVRLQNHEQAEVLADVLRARFQQAADRGEIAAALRVETYRDLHAGLMGMIDLLDFFIVLMNLCVIIVAASVITNAILMNVFDRIREFGTMRAIGLKRLGAARIILVEGLLQGVAGSLLGLAVGIPIVLYFSVHGLDWGGISEAFGMGSAQFRFGYSPYTSMLNGAGGVLIALAGSLYAAVVGMRLSIMEALRYE encoded by the coding sequence ATGTTTCTCAAGCTTGCTGTGGTCAGTCTGGGCAAACATCGCAAGCGCACCCTGCTGATACTGTTTGCGGTGATGATCTCGGTACTGGTGATGGAGGTTGTCGCCGGGGTGTTTCATGGGGTAAGAGTCAATTTCTTCGAGACTCTGACTCAGGAAGGCGGACACCTGCAGATTACTGCCCGGGGGCGGAGCGAGGCGCTGAACCCGTACTCACTGGAGTACACCATTGCGGAGTACGAGCAGGTAATCAGTAAGGTGCATGAGACAGCCCGTGATCAGGGGGTGGCAGTGACTGCTGCCGAGGAGGTGCTGGAGTTCGGCGCGCTGCTGCAGCATAGCGCTGCCGAAGAGCGGAACCTGACCCTTTCCGGGGTCGGGGTGCGGCCGGATACCGCATACTATAGCCGCGTACGCGAGGCTGTGCAGGGCGCATTTCCTCCGCCGTCAGGCGGGATTGCAATCTCCGCCTCGATAGCGGAGCTGCTGGCGGTCGAGCAGGGCGATGAGCTGCTGCTGGTGGTCGAGGACAGCACCGGCAGTCCCTTCTATCTGCAGTTCCTGCTGGCGGGGGTATTTCGCACTGATTCCAGCGAGCTGGATGAAAATACGGTGTTTATCTCCCATCAGGATGCCCAGGAGCTGGTGTATCTGGAGGGGGAGACGACCGGGATTCGGGTTCGTCTGCAGAATCATGAGCAGGCCGAGGTTCTGGCCGATGTCCTGCGTGCACGCTTCCAGCAGGCGGCCGACAGGGGCGAGATTGCCGCAGCGCTGCGGGTGGAAACCTACCGCGATCTGCACGCCGGGCTGATGGGAATGATCGATCTGCTGGATTTCTTTATTGTGCTGATGAACCTGTGTGTGATCATTGTCGCTGCCAGTGTAATTACCAATGCCATCCTGATGAATGTTTTCGACCGGATCCGCGAGTTCGGTACCATGCGGGCGATCGGTCTGAAGCGCCTCGGTGCGGCGCGCATCATCCTGGTCGAGGGGCTGCTGCAAGGGGTCGCCGGCAGCCTGTTGGGGCTGGCGGTCGGGATACCGATTGTGCTGTATTTCTCGGTACACGGGCTTGACTGGGGCGGTATATCGGAGGCTTTCGGTATGGGATCGGCCCAGTTCCGATTTGGCTACTCCCCCTATACCAGTATGCTGAACGGGGCCGGCGGGGTGTTGATTGCCCTGGCCGGTTCCTTATATGCAGCGGTTGTGGGGATGCGACTGTCGATCATGGAGGCGCTGCGCTATGAATAG